A segment of the Sphingobacterium oryzagri genome:
ACGCCAGTAGTAACCTCCGTACCAGCACTAGCCTGGCTATGCTATCGTTGTGCGGTTAAGGTGACAATGAACTACGAAAAAGCGTAACAGAAAAATGTAACGTACAGCGTTGTTACTTTGTCCAAAAACGAGAGTTTAGCTAGTACCAATCCGCGCGTTAGTAGAAACTTAATTTCAGAGCACAGGAGAAGAAGAACAACTATACCTGATGGTCGTTTATCCAGTCGCCCCCCATGCTTGCTCGCGGTAAAGCTTGCGAAAAAACAGGACAACGATACCGATAGCAATGAAACCAGATAAGCCCATCAAATTGCAGTTTTATCGTCTTCAAGTAGTAGCTATGCTAAGCAACTTCAGCGTAAAGGCTATTTATTAAGAATTTTTCGATGAATGCCCTTTTAAATTTCTTTTTTATCAACATTTAGATGTGATAAATGCGGCGTATATAATATATTTGTAGTATCATGAGTACGACATCATATTTATCAGACAGGATTAATAATTTATCCGAATCAGCGACCCTTAAGATGACGAAGCTTGGTCGCGAGTTGGCTGCTAAAGGCATCAACGTTATTAGTTTAAGTGTGGGCGAGCCCGACTTTAACACACCAGATAATGTCAAACAGGCAGCCAAAAAGGCATTGGATGATAATTTCACCCGTTACTCACCGGTACCGGGCTATCCGGAATTGCGCCAGGCTATCGTTGATAAATTGAAGAATGAAAATGGTCTGGTTTACGAGCCATCCCAAATCGTCGTTTCAACAGGCGCTAAGCAATCGCTTTCCAATGTGATCTTAACGTTGATCAACCCAGGCGACGAAGTTATTATCCCTACCCCTTATTGGGTTTCTTATTCGGAAATGGTGGTTTTGGCCGAAGGAAAATCAGTCTTCATCAACACCGATATTGATTCGGATTTTAAGATAACAGCTGCTCAACTGGAAGCCGCAATTACACCGAAAACCAAGCTTTTCATGTTTTCTACGCCGTGTAATCCTACCGGATCCGTGTACAGCAAAGCCGAGTTAGCCGAGCTAGCCAAGGTATTCGAAAAACACCCGAATATTTTCATTCTTTCTGACGAAATTTACGAGCATATCAATTTTGTAGATAAGCATGAGTCTATCGCACAATTTGAGGCAATAAAAGACCGGGTTATTATCGTAAACGGCTTTTCTAAAGCCTACGCGATGACTGGATGGCGTTTGGGCTATATTGCCGCTAATAAAGAAATTGCGTCTGCCAATGATAAACTACAAGGACAAACGACTTCAGGAACCTGCTCGATTGCACAGCGTGCCGGTATCGTTGCTTATCAAGACGGGCTAGCGAGTGTAGAAGAAATGAAAGAAGCCTTTTTACGTCGCCGTCAGTTGGTTTACGACTTATTGATTGACATCCCTGGTGTAAAAACAAATCTTCCAGAAGGTGCCTTTTATTTCTTCCCGGAAATCAGCTCATTCTTTGGAAAGAAAGATCTAAACGGGAATGTGATTAAAGATTCTTCAGACCTTGCCTTATACTTGTTAAACGAAGGGCATATTGCTACCGTAGGCGGTGACTCTTTCGGAAACAATAATTATATCCGTCTGTCTTACGCAGCATCGGATGAAAATCTAAAAGAGGCATTGAGACGAATGAAAGAAGCATTAGGTCAGCTATCCTAAGCGAAGAATTTAAACGAAACTAGGCGGTTATTGTAACAATAACCGCCTCGTTTCGTTTATCAGCGTAAGATAAACAGGTTTATTACCCGATCGTTACACCGTTTGGAATAATAGCATTCTTTTTTACCACCACGATACCATCGCGGATAGTATGAGTTTCAAAATCGCCATCGGGCAAATTCGGACTGCCTTTAATGCGCACGTCGTTACCAATACGGCAATTTTTATCTAAAATAGCATTTTCAATATAGCAACGCTCGCCCACGCCAACCGGTGGCGGCTCTTGTGTACTTCCCAATGTCAATACATCTTCCAAAGGCTCGTAATAATCTGTACCCATCATATAGGTTGCTTTGATTACTGTTCCTTTGCCTATACGTGAGCGAATACCAATTACCGATCGTTCCAATTTATCACCATTTAAAATACAGCCATCTGAAACGATGGTATTGTTTAACGTGGTACCTGATATTTTCGACGGTGGCAACATGCGCGCGCGCGTAAAGACAGTCTCGTTAAACAAATTGAAATCTGGCACATCGTCTGTAAGACCAATGTTGGCATCGAAAAAAGATTTAATGGTACCAATATCGGTCCAGTAACCATCAAATTGATAACTCAACACGCGCTTTGATTCGATGGCATCCGGGATAATTTCCTTTCCGAAATCCATACCCGGATTGTCCGTTAGTAAATCTCTTAAGATACCTTTAGAAAAAACGTAGATTCCCATAGATGCTAAATATAAGCGTCCCTGCTTTTCCATGTCTTCCGAAACTTCAGACGACCAGTTGAGCACTTCTTGACTATTAGGCTTCTCCGTGAACGACACAATTTCGTTATCCTCGTTAGCTTTTAAAATACCAAAACCTGTTGCATCCTTTCCATTTACCGGTATGGTAGCAATCGTGACATCGCTTTTATTTTTAACATGGAAATCGATCAATGCCGAATAATCCATTTGATAAAGTTGATCGCCCGACAAAATCAACACATATTCATAGTCTACGTTCAGTAGGTTTTTCTGCGTCCGTCTTACCGCATCGGCAGTTCCCTCAAACCACCGGTCGCCTTCTACTGTCTGCTCTGCAGCCAGGATATCGACAAAGCCCTTACTGAAAATACTGAAGTTGTACGAATTTTTGATGTGCTTATTAAGCGATGCAGAGTTAAACTGGGTCAGTACAAAAATTTTATTGTACCCCGAGTTTAAACAATTTGATATCGGAATATCCACCAAGCGATATTTTCCTGCAATTGGTACAGCCGGTTTTGAACGCTGCTCAGTTAAAGGCGATAGACGCGTTCCACGTCCGCCGCCCAATACAATGGAGACTACTTTATGTGCCATAGTAAAAACTTATAATCGGTCATATAAATGAATGTACTGTTTTGCTGACTTATCCCACGAAAAATCCAAAGCCATTTCTTTCTGTCTTATTTTCTGCAAGACCGTAGGATCGGCGATCGCTTCGAGCGCACGCGTCACGGCTTGAGCAGCGCTGCTGGCCGCT
Coding sequences within it:
- a CDS encoding pyridoxal phosphate-dependent aminotransferase, which gives rise to MSTTSYLSDRINNLSESATLKMTKLGRELAAKGINVISLSVGEPDFNTPDNVKQAAKKALDDNFTRYSPVPGYPELRQAIVDKLKNENGLVYEPSQIVVSTGAKQSLSNVILTLINPGDEVIIPTPYWVSYSEMVVLAEGKSVFINTDIDSDFKITAAQLEAAITPKTKLFMFSTPCNPTGSVYSKAELAELAKVFEKHPNIFILSDEIYEHINFVDKHESIAQFEAIKDRVIIVNGFSKAYAMTGWRLGYIAANKEIASANDKLQGQTTSGTCSIAQRAGIVAYQDGLASVEEMKEAFLRRRQLVYDLLIDIPGVKTNLPEGAFYFFPEISSFFGKKDLNGNVIKDSSDLALYLLNEGHIATVGGDSFGNNNYIRLSYAASDENLKEALRRMKEALGQLS
- a CDS encoding glucose-1-phosphate adenylyltransferase, encoding MAHKVVSIVLGGGRGTRLSPLTEQRSKPAVPIAGKYRLVDIPISNCLNSGYNKIFVLTQFNSASLNKHIKNSYNFSIFSKGFVDILAAEQTVEGDRWFEGTADAVRRTQKNLLNVDYEYVLILSGDQLYQMDYSALIDFHVKNKSDVTIATIPVNGKDATGFGILKANEDNEIVSFTEKPNSQEVLNWSSEVSEDMEKQGRLYLASMGIYVFSKGILRDLLTDNPGMDFGKEIIPDAIESKRVLSYQFDGYWTDIGTIKSFFDANIGLTDDVPDFNLFNETVFTRARMLPPSKISGTTLNNTIVSDGCILNGDKLERSVIGIRSRIGKGTVIKATYMMGTDYYEPLEDVLTLGSTQEPPPVGVGERCYIENAILDKNCRIGNDVRIKGSPNLPDGDFETHTIRDGIVVVKKNAIIPNGVTIG